In Artemia franciscana chromosome 14, ASM3288406v1, whole genome shotgun sequence, the genomic stretch ttattacccatatgaggagctcacctcctcctaatacctcgctctttacgctaaagtagtgttagtaatttcaactatttattctgcggcttttgtgattcaggggtcatccttaatgaattgggacaaaatttaagctttagtgtaaagagcgaggtactgacgagggggcgaaccccctcatagtaataaaaacatgagaatacaaaagttctttacgtaagctaatttataagttacgtatatcttttacttataaaaagagtcgtaaaaaattacaagttctagttgcctttttaattaaccgaaaattggagggcaactaggcttcctcccccgctctttttttctcaaaatcattcgatcaaaattatgagaaagccatttagccaaaaaaataaatatacaaatttcgttttaattattcctctgcggagagccaaaatcgaaacatgcattgattcgaaaacgttcagaaattaaaaaaaaaacaagttttttaaatgaaagtaaggggcgacattaaaacttaaaacgaacagaaattactccgtatatgaaaggggcttttccttttcaacgccccgctctttacgcaaaaagtttttactgttttaaaatgtagagttaagagaaagagtcaagctttagcgtacagagcggggcgttgagaaggaaaatcccctttcatatacggagtaatttctgttcgttttaagttttaatgtcgctccttactttcatttaaaaaacttgtttttttaaattactgaaGAAAGGAAGCTCCTCGAAATGTCCGTTTTTGTTGCGTGCAGTATTTTTGTTGGCCATACAAAACCCCATTCAcgtttttttattctgttctgtttttgtaATGGCAGACCAATGTTGGCTACGAAATTGTCATATTCATTGATTTAGTTAACAGAATTCAAAATAttgagttttaaaaaaaaaaacaagggattcAATAGTATGAAGATAAGAGGAAAAAAGGTATGAAGTATGAAGATAGGAGGAAGACCAGGCGCGTAATTTTCTATAGAACAGGGGGTCAACTGCCTTCTCCAAACCCCAGTTTGCCCCTcctcccagctgaaatttagcgtcttcagaaatcttgtcaaaactaagccATGCCAATATTTTTCAAGCACCCACAGAAACGGATCAGCCTTCTTTAGTATAcatttacctttatggtactatatgactcatttcttaatttttcattcGATCCTTTTTACTTGACTTGGCAAAATCGGCCACTCCTCCCCCCTCACAAGATTTCGACGAAGTTGCGTCCCTGAAGAAAGACGCCTTGGCCCATTTTGACagacaaaaattgcaaaaatataaaaatgaaaattaagagaAATTTTGCAAAGAATTAGAACATGATTCAAGCTTCTATATGACATTTTAACAGAATTCAAAATTCTGAGTCCAAGGTAAAGACAATACTTGATATCAGATTTTCTATCGGAAATACCACtgatttatttacaaaatgtgccaaaataataacaaaataacaaaaatcgaTGCATCTGGCTTTTTACCATTTGTAGCGTCATATAGCATTTTCTAAACTGTCAGACAGCCTTCCCTTTGTTCTGAACAGGAAGATACAGTTTGAATTCAGCAGGAAGTTCTTCTTCTGAATACAGCCTgtctgaaaaatatattcgCCGTACTCGACAATTAGCATGGATTTGGACGCGCAGCGTTTCCACATAATTAGTGCCATACGCTCTTCTCGTAAAGTCAGCTAAATTAAACTGGATTTGATTCCAACCTTCATCTAACCTCATTGGCATAGTACAAATAAAAGGCTTAACTCTAGTCGTCGACTGATAATTGCTAGCTCTGAAGCGACGACGCACATTTTTATCATCTAAAATCTGCACctcaaaagtaaaatattttttcaaattcttcacAATCATCACTAAATATGGCAATTTGATTCCGAGGGTTAACTTTGGATCAGCGGGGCATACGATATAAGTGGTGCTTACATTACTTCCAACTATTTCTAAAACGAGGGACTGAATATCATTATCGGTGATTCGCTTAATATGtccattttttacttttttatccCATATTTCAAGAGGCTTGCTTCCAATGCTgtataaaattgataaaaaccCAGATTGAAACGTGTTTTTGAACATTTCCTTTCCTGGAAAAGAAGATAAATTATAATCTGGACCGAAACTAAGTATGTTGGACAGATTTAGACAACCATCTTCTACTTCAcattaaaattgtaatttaacTGAAGACCTTTCTTTGCCGTCCAATTGTTAACTAATAATGTTAGCTAACAGCTTTACTTAGAATGGCGGAAACAGAATTGTTTTGCTAGCTAATAATTAgctatatataatattatatatataatgttatatatatatatatgtatatatatatatatatatatatatatatatatatatatagcttatatatatatatatatagctatttatatatatatagcttatatatatatagcttatatatatatagcatatatatatagcttcaaacgtatcgaacagttcgtggtaacgaactttggtaaggagcaacccgactcaatagcaaccgaaactctaaaaacggaattttgataccaatatttacatagaaagaatcgcatttttggagctgattttaaatatgtaagtttcatcaagtttagtct encodes the following:
- the LOC136035668 gene encoding cilia- and flagella-associated protein 20, which gives rise to MFKNTFQSGFLSILYSIGSKPLEIWDKKVKNGHIKRITDNDIQSLVLEIVGSNVSTTYIVCPADPKLTLGIKLPYLVMIVKNLKKYFTFEVQILDDKNVRRRFRASNYQSTTRVKPFICTMPMRLDEGWNQIQFNLADFTRRAYGTNYVETLRVQIHANCRVRRIYFSDRLYSEEELPAEFKLYLPVQNKGKAV